From one Perca flavescens isolate YP-PL-M2 chromosome 4, PFLA_1.0, whole genome shotgun sequence genomic stretch:
- the gnrh2 gene encoding progonadoliberin-2 — protein sequence MCVSRLVLLFGLLLCVGAQLSNGQHWSHGWYPGGKRELDSFGTSEISEEIKLCEAGECSYLRPQRRSILRNIILDALARELQKKK from the exons ATGTGTGTGTCTCGACTGGTTTTGCTGTTTGGGCTGCTGCTATGTGTGGGGGCTCAGCTGTCCAACGGCCAGCACTGGTCCCATGGTTGGTACCCTGGAGGCAAGAGAGAGCTGGACTCTTTCGGCACGTCAGAG ATTTCAGAGGAGATTAAGTTGTGTGAGGCAGGAGAATGCAGCTACTTGAGACCCCAGAGGAGGAGTATTCTGAGAAACATTATT TTGGATGCTTTAGCCAGAGAGCTCCAGAAGAAAAAGTGA
- the ptpra gene encoding receptor-type tyrosine-protein phosphatase alpha — protein sequence MPTLLLQGRMGVCPLLLLLGLALGASAQDHVPITSPPNITAKPTDPSAAPSLNFNVAHTKAPTGPPTTLAPTVFLATTITTTTTTTTTTSPAGEEDVQLVGPNATGRVLPVPAPSPPAPTHALQAQPSTGPPPPPTLAGVDNKTTASPTDLTSDYNDEDVYAEVTDTTTEPGMGFTSDKSPHDNNQSDDVPIIAVMVALSSLLVIIFIIIILYMLRFKKYKQAGSHSNSFRLTNGRSDDTELQSVPLLARSPSTNRKYPPLPVDKLEEEMNRRMADDNKLFREEFNSLPVCPIQASCDAASKEENKEKNRYVNILPYDHSRVHLSSLEGVPDSDFVNASFINGYQEKNKFIAAQGPKEETVNDFWRMIWEQNTVTIVMVTNLKERKECKCAQYWPDQGCWTYGNIRVSVEDTMVLVDYTIRKFCIQQVGDVSGKKPQRLVTQFHFTSWPDFGVPFTPIGMLKFLKKVKNYNPQYAGAIVVHCSAGVGRTGTFIVIDAMLDMMNTERKVDVFGFVTRIRAQRCQMVQTDMQYVFIFQALLEHYLYGDTELEVTSLESHLAKLYSPSPGAGCSGLEAEFKKLTSIKIQNDKMRTGNLPANMKKNRVLQIIPYEFNRVIIPVKRGEENTDYVNASFIDGYRQKDSYMASQGPLQHTIEDFWRMIWEWRSCSIVMLTELEERGQEKCAQYWPSDGVVVFGDISIEIKREEESESYTVRDLLVTNNRENKARAVRQFHFHGWPEVGIPADGKGMINIIAAVQKQQQQSGNHPITVHCSAGAGRTGTFCALSTVLERVKAEGILDVFQTVKSLRLQRPHMVQTLEQYEFCYKVVQEYIDAFSDYANFK from the exons ATGCCAACTTTGCTACTTCAG GGCAGAATGGGTGTGTGTCCCCTGCTCCTGCTGCTCGGTCTAGCCCTCGGGGCCTCAGCCCAGGATCATGTCCCCATCACAA GTCCTCCTAATATCACTGCCAAACCCACAGACCCCTCAGCCGCACCCTCCCTCAACTTCAACGTCGCACACACAAAAGCCCCCACAGGCCCACCCACAACGCTCGCCCCCACAGTCTTCCTGGCGacgacaataacaacaacaacaacaacaacaacaaccacaagcCCAGCTGGTGAGGAGGATGTACAACTGGTGGGTCCCAATGCCACCGGGCGGGTGTTACCAGTCCCTGCCCCCTCACCTCCAGCTCCAACTCATGCCCTCCAGGCACAACCGAGCACCGGgcctccccctcctcccaccCTGGCCGGAGTTGACAACAAGACCACAGCCTCCCCTACAGACCTGACTTCAGATTATAATGATGAGGATGTATACGCTGAGGTGACTGACACCACCACAGAACCTGGGATGGGGTTCACCTCAGACAAAAGCCCACATG ACAACAACCAGTCTGATGACGTGCCAATCATAGCAGTCATGGTGGCCCTGTCCTCCCTGCTggtcatcatcttcatcatcatcatcctctaCATGCTCAG GTTTAAGAAGTACAAGCAGGCGGGAAGCCATTCAAACTCCTTCAGACTGACCAATGGTAGATCAGATGATACAG AACTTCAGAGCGTCCCGCTATTGGCCCGTTCACCCAGCACAAACAGGAAGTACCCGCCCCTTCCCGTCGACAAACTCGAGGAAGAAATGAACCGTCGCATGGCCGATGACAACAAGCTCTTCAGGGAAGAGTTTAAT TCGCTGCCAGTTTGCCCCATCCAGGCATCATGCGACGCTGCTTCCAAAGAAGAGaataaagaaaagaacagaTATGTCAACATCCTGCCAT ATGATCACTCCAGAGTGCATCTTTCATCTCTGGAGGGAGTCCCAGACTCTGACTTCGTCAACGCCTCCTTTATAAAT GGTTACCAAGAGAAAAATAAGTTTATTGCAGCTCAAG GGCCCAAGGAGGAAACAGTAAATGACTTCTGGCGGATGATCTGGGAGCAGAACACAGTCACCATTGTCATGGTGACCAATCtgaaggagagaaaagag TGTAAGTGTGCCCAGTACTGGCCGGACCAGGGCTGTTGGACATACGGGAACATCCGCGTGTCTGTAGAGGACACAATGGTTCTGGTGGACTACACAATCCGCAAGTTCTGCATCCAACAG GTGGGAGATGTGTCTGGGAAGAAGCCTCAGAGGCTCGTCACCCAGTTCCACTTCACCAGCTGGCCGGACTTCGGGGTGCCCTTCACCCCTATTGGCATGCTCAAGTTCCTCAAGAAAGTCAAGAATTATAACCCCCAGTATGCCGGGGCCATTGTGGTCCATTGTAG tgCGGGCGTGGGGAGGACAGGTACCTTCATTGTGATCGATGCCATGTTGGACATGATGAACACTGAAAGGAAGGTGGACGTGTTTGGCTTTGTCACCAGGATCAGAGCCCAGCGCTGTCAGATGGTCCAGACTGAT ATGCAGTATGTGTTCATCTTCCAGGCGTTGTTAGAGCACTACCTGTATGGAGACACAGAGCTGGAGGTGACTTCTCTGGAGTCCCACCTAGCCAAACTATACTCCCCCTCACCTGGAGCTGGCTGCAGTGGGCTGGAGGCTGAATTCaag AAACTGACATCCATCAAGATTCAGAATGACAAGATGAGAACAGGGAACCTGCCCGCCAACATGAAGAAGAACCGAGTCCTGCAGATCATTCCAT ATGAGTTCAACAGAGTGATCATTCCAGTCAAACGAGGAGAGGAGAACACAGACTACGTCAATGCCTCTTTCATTGAT GGCTACCGCCAGAAGGACTCCTACATGGCGAGCCAGGGCCCCCTGCAGCACACCATAGAGGACTTCTGGAGGATGATCTGGGAGTGGAGAAGCTGCTCCATAGTCATGCTCACTGAGCTGGAGGAGAGagggcag GAAAAGTGCGCTCAGTATTGGCCTAGTGATGGAGTGGTGGTCTTTGGGGACATCTCCATCGAGATtaaaagggaggaggagagcgAGAGCTACACAGTGCGTGACCTCCTGGTCACCAACAACAGG GAGAACAAGGCTCGTGCGGTGCGTCAGTTCCATTTCCATGGCTGGCCAGAGGTGGGCATCCCCGCTGACGGTAAAGGCATGATCAACATAATCGCTGCTGTGCagaaacaacagcagcagtCTGGCAATCACCCCATAACTGTGCACTGCAG tgctgGTGCTGGCCGGACGGGGACTTTCTGTGCGTTGAGTACAGTCCTGGAGAGGGTGAAGGCAGAGGGCATCCTGGATGTCTTCCAGACAGTCAAGAGCCTCAGACTGCAGAGACCACACATGGTGCAGACACTG GAGCAGTACGAGTTCTGCTACAAAGTGGTCCAGGAGTATATCGATGCCTTTTCTGACTACGCCAACTTCAAGTAG
- the idh3b gene encoding isocitrate dehydrogenase [NAD] subunit beta, mitochondrial isoform X4: MAAALRGSLVTLVKGLSGPRWQQLASRPLSVSAALCGPEAPPARADATFKVTMVPGDGVGPELMTAVKEVFKAGDVPVEFEEFHLSEVQNMASDEKLEQVLTSMKTNKVAMKGKIHTPMEFKGELASYEMRLRRKLDLFANVVHVNSLPGYSTRHNNLDLVIIREQTEGEYSSLEHESVTGVIECLKIITRVKSRRIAKFAFDYATKKGRSKVTAVHKANIMKLGDGLFLQSCAEIAQLYPKIKYETIIIDNCCMQLVQNPYQFDVLVMPNLYGNIIDNLAAGLVGGAGVVPGESYSAEYAVFETGARHPFAQAVGRNIANPTAMLLSAANMLRHLNLEYHSQMVSDAVKRVIKQGKVRTGDLGGYATSDEFTRAVIANLVV, encoded by the exons ATGGCGGCCGCCCTGAGAGGAAGCTTGGTAACATTGGTCAAG GGCCTGAGCGGCCCCCGGTGGCAGCAGCTGGCCTCTCGACCATTGAGTGTGTCTGCTGCTTTGTGTGGCCCAGAAGCCCCACCCGCCCGTGCTGATGCTACCTTCAAGGTCACAATGGTGCCAGGGGATGGAGTGGGACCTGAGCTGATGACTGCTGTCAAGGAAGTGTTCAAG GCAGGAGATGTCCCAGTAGAATTTGAGGAGTTTCACCTGAGCGAGGTACAGAACATGGCCAGTGACGAGAAGCTGGAGCAAGTGTTAACCTCAATGAAGACCAACAAAGTGGCAATGAAAG GAAAGATTCACACACCCATGGAATTTAAAGGGGAGCTGGCTTCATACGAGATGAGACTGAG GCGTAAACTGGACCTGTTTGCTAATGTGGTTCATGTGAATAGCCTGCCGGGCTACAGCACTCGCCACAACAACCTGGACCTGGTCATCATCCGCGAACAGACCGAGGGGGAGTACAGCTCCCTGGAGCACGAG AGTGTGACAGGTGTGATCGAATGTTTGAAGATCATCACCAGAGTTAAGTCACGGCGCATCGCCAAGTTCGCTTTCGATTACGCCACCAAGAAGGGACGAAGCAAGGTCACAGCTGTTCACAAGGCCAACATCAT GAAATTAGGTGATGGCCTGTTTCTGCAGAGCTGTGCAGAGATTGCCCAACTGTaccccaaaatcaaatatgagaCCATAATCATTGATAACTGTTGCATGCAG CTGGTCCAGAACCCATACCAGTTTGACGTGCTGGTGATGCCCAACCTGTACGGTAACATCATCGATAACTTGGCAGCGGGGCTGGTTGGAGGAGCAGGAGTTGTTCCTGGGGAAAGCTACAGTGCAGAGTATGCTGTGTTTGAGACT ggtgCACGCCACCCATTTGCACAAGCTGTAGGAAGGAACATTGCCAACCCTACAGCCATGCTGCTGAGTGCTGCTAACATGCTCAGGCACCTCAA TCTGGAATATCACTCCCAAATGGTGTCAGATGCTGTCAAGAGGGTCATCAAACAGGGAAAG GTGCGCACCGGAGACCTGGGAGGCTATGCCACAAGCGACGAGTTCACCCGGGCTGTCATTGCTAACCTGGTAGTCTAA
- the idh3b gene encoding isocitrate dehydrogenase [NAD] subunit beta, mitochondrial isoform X2 encodes MKRNYPSGHEKRKKNTMRVNCGNNNQGLSGPRWQQLASRPLSVSAALCGPEAPPARADATFKVTMVPGDGVGPELMTAVKEVFKAGDVPVEFEEFHLSEVQNMASDEKLEQVLTSMKTNKVAMKGKIHTPMEFKGELASYEMRLRRKLDLFANVVHVNSLPGYSTRHNNLDLVIIREQTEGEYSSLEHESVTGVIECLKIITRVKSRRIAKFAFDYATKKGRSKVTAVHKANIMKLGDGLFLQSCAEIAQLYPKIKYETIIIDNCCMQLVQNPYQFDVLVMPNLYGNIIDNLAAGLVGGAGVVPGESYSAEYAVFETGARHPFAQAVGRNIANPTAMLLSAANMLRHLNLEYHSQMVSDAVKRVIKQGKVRTGDLGGYATSDEFTRAVIANLVV; translated from the exons GGCCTGAGCGGCCCCCGGTGGCAGCAGCTGGCCTCTCGACCATTGAGTGTGTCTGCTGCTTTGTGTGGCCCAGAAGCCCCACCCGCCCGTGCTGATGCTACCTTCAAGGTCACAATGGTGCCAGGGGATGGAGTGGGACCTGAGCTGATGACTGCTGTCAAGGAAGTGTTCAAG GCAGGAGATGTCCCAGTAGAATTTGAGGAGTTTCACCTGAGCGAGGTACAGAACATGGCCAGTGACGAGAAGCTGGAGCAAGTGTTAACCTCAATGAAGACCAACAAAGTGGCAATGAAAG GAAAGATTCACACACCCATGGAATTTAAAGGGGAGCTGGCTTCATACGAGATGAGACTGAG GCGTAAACTGGACCTGTTTGCTAATGTGGTTCATGTGAATAGCCTGCCGGGCTACAGCACTCGCCACAACAACCTGGACCTGGTCATCATCCGCGAACAGACCGAGGGGGAGTACAGCTCCCTGGAGCACGAG AGTGTGACAGGTGTGATCGAATGTTTGAAGATCATCACCAGAGTTAAGTCACGGCGCATCGCCAAGTTCGCTTTCGATTACGCCACCAAGAAGGGACGAAGCAAGGTCACAGCTGTTCACAAGGCCAACATCAT GAAATTAGGTGATGGCCTGTTTCTGCAGAGCTGTGCAGAGATTGCCCAACTGTaccccaaaatcaaatatgagaCCATAATCATTGATAACTGTTGCATGCAG CTGGTCCAGAACCCATACCAGTTTGACGTGCTGGTGATGCCCAACCTGTACGGTAACATCATCGATAACTTGGCAGCGGGGCTGGTTGGAGGAGCAGGAGTTGTTCCTGGGGAAAGCTACAGTGCAGAGTATGCTGTGTTTGAGACT ggtgCACGCCACCCATTTGCACAAGCTGTAGGAAGGAACATTGCCAACCCTACAGCCATGCTGCTGAGTGCTGCTAACATGCTCAGGCACCTCAA TCTGGAATATCACTCCCAAATGGTGTCAGATGCTGTCAAGAGGGTCATCAAACAGGGAAAG GTGCGCACCGGAGACCTGGGAGGCTATGCCACAAGCGACGAGTTCACCCGGGCTGTCATTGCTAACCTGGTAGTCTAA
- the idh3b gene encoding isocitrate dehydrogenase [NAD] subunit beta, mitochondrial isoform X1, whose protein sequence is MKRNYPSGHEKRKKNTMRVNCGNNNQGLSGPRWQQLASRPLSVSAALCGPEAPPARADATFKVTMVPGDGVGPELMTAVKEVFKAGDVPVEFEEFHLSEVQNMASDEKLEQVLTSMKTNKVAMKGKIHTPMEFKGELASYEMRLRRKLDLFANVVHVNSLPGYSTRHNNLDLVIIREQTEGEYSSLEHESVTGVIECLKIITRVKSRRIAKFAFDYATKKGRSKVTAVHKANIMKLGDGLFLQSCAEIAQLYPKIKYETIIIDNCCMQLVQNPYQFDVLVMPNLYGNIIDNLAAGLVGGAGVVPGESYSAEYAVFETGARHPFAQAVGRNIANPTAMLLSAANMLRHLNLEYHSQMVSDAVKRVIKQGKVRTRDLGGYCTTGDFVCAVVENLRHQPVN, encoded by the exons GGCCTGAGCGGCCCCCGGTGGCAGCAGCTGGCCTCTCGACCATTGAGTGTGTCTGCTGCTTTGTGTGGCCCAGAAGCCCCACCCGCCCGTGCTGATGCTACCTTCAAGGTCACAATGGTGCCAGGGGATGGAGTGGGACCTGAGCTGATGACTGCTGTCAAGGAAGTGTTCAAG GCAGGAGATGTCCCAGTAGAATTTGAGGAGTTTCACCTGAGCGAGGTACAGAACATGGCCAGTGACGAGAAGCTGGAGCAAGTGTTAACCTCAATGAAGACCAACAAAGTGGCAATGAAAG GAAAGATTCACACACCCATGGAATTTAAAGGGGAGCTGGCTTCATACGAGATGAGACTGAG GCGTAAACTGGACCTGTTTGCTAATGTGGTTCATGTGAATAGCCTGCCGGGCTACAGCACTCGCCACAACAACCTGGACCTGGTCATCATCCGCGAACAGACCGAGGGGGAGTACAGCTCCCTGGAGCACGAG AGTGTGACAGGTGTGATCGAATGTTTGAAGATCATCACCAGAGTTAAGTCACGGCGCATCGCCAAGTTCGCTTTCGATTACGCCACCAAGAAGGGACGAAGCAAGGTCACAGCTGTTCACAAGGCCAACATCAT GAAATTAGGTGATGGCCTGTTTCTGCAGAGCTGTGCAGAGATTGCCCAACTGTaccccaaaatcaaatatgagaCCATAATCATTGATAACTGTTGCATGCAG CTGGTCCAGAACCCATACCAGTTTGACGTGCTGGTGATGCCCAACCTGTACGGTAACATCATCGATAACTTGGCAGCGGGGCTGGTTGGAGGAGCAGGAGTTGTTCCTGGGGAAAGCTACAGTGCAGAGTATGCTGTGTTTGAGACT ggtgCACGCCACCCATTTGCACAAGCTGTAGGAAGGAACATTGCCAACCCTACAGCCATGCTGCTGAGTGCTGCTAACATGCTCAGGCACCTCAA TCTGGAATATCACTCCCAAATGGTGTCAGATGCTGTCAAGAGGGTCATCAAACAGGGAAAG GTACGGACACGAGACCTTGGCGGGTACTGTACCACTGGCGactttgtgtgtgctgttgtggaAAACCTGCGTCACCAACCTGTTAACTGA
- the idh3b gene encoding isocitrate dehydrogenase [NAD] subunit beta, mitochondrial isoform X3 translates to MAAALRGSLVTLVKGLSGPRWQQLASRPLSVSAALCGPEAPPARADATFKVTMVPGDGVGPELMTAVKEVFKAGDVPVEFEEFHLSEVQNMASDEKLEQVLTSMKTNKVAMKGKIHTPMEFKGELASYEMRLRRKLDLFANVVHVNSLPGYSTRHNNLDLVIIREQTEGEYSSLEHESVTGVIECLKIITRVKSRRIAKFAFDYATKKGRSKVTAVHKANIMKLGDGLFLQSCAEIAQLYPKIKYETIIIDNCCMQLVQNPYQFDVLVMPNLYGNIIDNLAAGLVGGAGVVPGESYSAEYAVFETGARHPFAQAVGRNIANPTAMLLSAANMLRHLNLEYHSQMVSDAVKRVIKQGKVRTRDLGGYCTTGDFVCAVVENLRHQPVN, encoded by the exons ATGGCGGCCGCCCTGAGAGGAAGCTTGGTAACATTGGTCAAG GGCCTGAGCGGCCCCCGGTGGCAGCAGCTGGCCTCTCGACCATTGAGTGTGTCTGCTGCTTTGTGTGGCCCAGAAGCCCCACCCGCCCGTGCTGATGCTACCTTCAAGGTCACAATGGTGCCAGGGGATGGAGTGGGACCTGAGCTGATGACTGCTGTCAAGGAAGTGTTCAAG GCAGGAGATGTCCCAGTAGAATTTGAGGAGTTTCACCTGAGCGAGGTACAGAACATGGCCAGTGACGAGAAGCTGGAGCAAGTGTTAACCTCAATGAAGACCAACAAAGTGGCAATGAAAG GAAAGATTCACACACCCATGGAATTTAAAGGGGAGCTGGCTTCATACGAGATGAGACTGAG GCGTAAACTGGACCTGTTTGCTAATGTGGTTCATGTGAATAGCCTGCCGGGCTACAGCACTCGCCACAACAACCTGGACCTGGTCATCATCCGCGAACAGACCGAGGGGGAGTACAGCTCCCTGGAGCACGAG AGTGTGACAGGTGTGATCGAATGTTTGAAGATCATCACCAGAGTTAAGTCACGGCGCATCGCCAAGTTCGCTTTCGATTACGCCACCAAGAAGGGACGAAGCAAGGTCACAGCTGTTCACAAGGCCAACATCAT GAAATTAGGTGATGGCCTGTTTCTGCAGAGCTGTGCAGAGATTGCCCAACTGTaccccaaaatcaaatatgagaCCATAATCATTGATAACTGTTGCATGCAG CTGGTCCAGAACCCATACCAGTTTGACGTGCTGGTGATGCCCAACCTGTACGGTAACATCATCGATAACTTGGCAGCGGGGCTGGTTGGAGGAGCAGGAGTTGTTCCTGGGGAAAGCTACAGTGCAGAGTATGCTGTGTTTGAGACT ggtgCACGCCACCCATTTGCACAAGCTGTAGGAAGGAACATTGCCAACCCTACAGCCATGCTGCTGAGTGCTGCTAACATGCTCAGGCACCTCAA TCTGGAATATCACTCCCAAATGGTGTCAGATGCTGTCAAGAGGGTCATCAAACAGGGAAAG GTACGGACACGAGACCTTGGCGGGTACTGTACCACTGGCGactttgtgtgtgctgttgtggaAAACCTGCGTCACCAACCTGTTAACTGA